Part of the Stackebrandtia endophytica genome is shown below.
GTTCGGCGGCGGCACCATCAACTTCAGTGGTGCGAGCTTCGGCGGTGGCACCATCAACTTCAGTGGTGCGAGGTTCGAAAGCGCGAGCGTCAACTTTACTGGTGCCAAGTTCCGCGGCGGCACCGTCGACTTCCGGGAGGTGGCATTCAGCGGCCGCACCGTCAATTTGACGCCGTACCTGATACGGTCCGAACCACCTGTCATCGATGACTTCCTTGATGGGCCGCCCGAGGGCTTGCTGTTGCCATCATCGAGGTAACACTGTTGGAGGTGGTTCATTCCTCCCGACCCCATCACGGCCTTCTTATGTAACTGGTTACCGGATGCTTCGGTATCTATGGTGCTTCCTGCTGATCTCGCGGACCCACTTCTGCAGTGTGCCAGACTGGCTTTACTCGTAGCCTCCTAGCCGCGAACACCATCGCCTCCACAGTCTCCGACCAGCATGCTGGTGTTACTGGCGGCGTTTCCCTCATAGCGACCAGTCGACACGGAGCCACCGCTAAAGCCGCGGTGCCTTGGATGAGCGCGACCATGAATCGGATCCATCTGACCAGCGGCGATCTCCGGCGCGGCCACGCCTGCTTCCGAGTCAACAGGTTGGCCTTCCTCGGATACGCGGGCCGTTTTCAGGCTGTGGCTCGCAGGTGCTCTCGGGCCCACTCCTCGAAACCGGTCAGCTGGATGCCGAGTGCTCGCGCGTACTCGGGGCGGGCCGGCTGACCGGCCACATTGAGCCATTCATGTGAGGCACCCATGGGTGGCATCCCTGCGGCGAGGGCCTCCGCCTCTGTCATGTCCGGTGCCGATAGTCGCGTCCGTAGCACCCGTGACAGGACCTCGGCGATCTCGATCATCGAGAGGTGGTCGCTCGCGAGTTCCAGCTCAACACCGTTGAATCGTTCAGGTTCGGCGATGGCTGCTGCGGCCGCTCGGCCGATGTCGTCCACCGCGACCAGGGACAGCCGGGTGTCGGGGTTCAACACGCTGACCAGGCCGGCTTCGACGCCACGCGGGAACAGGAACGCCATCGAAGGAAGGAAGTTCACCATGAAGAAGCCCGGTTTGATAATGGTCCACTGAGGAAAACCCGCAGCACGAACCTTGTCCTGGATCGCGGCTTTGGCGGTCAGGCTGGGTTCCACCGACCAGCGTCCCGGTTCCCAGCCGGGTGTATCGGTGTGCTGCCCGGCCCCGGTGACGGACGTGTGCACGAACTGGGGCACTCCGGCCGCTTTTGCGCCTTCAACGAGGTTGGCGCCTTGCGTCACCTCACCATCCATGTCGAACCCTGCGGCAGTGATGGCTGGCATCTGCACGGAGAACACCGCTCGGACCCCTTCGGCGGCGCGGACTATCGAGTCACGGTCATGTAGATCGCCGGTGACCAGCTCGGCGCCGAGCGTCTCGATCGCTTGGGCGCGTTCGGCCCTCGGGTCACGCACGAACGCACGGACGGGAACACCCGCCGCCAGCAGGGCGCGCGCGACGGCGCCGCCCTGTCGGCCGGTGGCGCCGGTTACCAGGACGGGTGCAGAGTCTGTGGACATGATGCTCCTCAACTAAGTGGCGGGGCCCGCCGATTACGTCACGCTAGAATACGGCGGACCCCGCCACTTAGCAACGGTCACCTAGCGACCTGGAGACGACCATGCCCGCCCGCCGGCGCGCGGACGCCGAACGCAACTACGCCCGCATACTCGCGGTGGCCGAGGAGCAGGTCGCCGCCCATGGAGTGAACGCGTCGCTGGAACAGATCGCCCGTATCGCCGGAGTCGGCTCGGCGACCGTGCGGCGACACTTCCCGACCCGCCGCGAACTGCTGGAAGCAGTGTCCCGAGAACGGATCGAAGCCCTTGGTGCACGTGCCCGGCAACTCATCGATAGCGAGGACCCACGAAACGCCCTGATTGAGTGGCTGAATGAGGTGGTCGCATATTCCGTGGCCGCTCGAGGGCTCGCGGCCGTGCTGGCTCCCGACGACACCGCCCCCGATCCAGCACATGTGAACTCCTGCTCGGGGATCCTGGATGACGCGGCGACGCCTCTGCTTCAACGCGCGGCGCGGGCGGGCGCGGTACCCGCGAGCGTGACGTTGTCCGACCTGCTCATGCTCATCGCCGGAATCGCCATGGCCACCGAACACCATCCCGACGCCGCCGCCCAGGCGGGGCGGCTGTTCCGACTGGCCGTGGACGGCCTCAGCCCGCTTGGCTGAACCGGCGGGGCCTAAGCCGGCGACAGATCTGAATTCACCGGCCGGACGATGCCGATAGAGCGAGGCCTTTACCTTCTGTGCGCCGATACGACTCGGCGAGGTGTTCTTGAAGTTTCACGTGGCGAAATTGGTATTCAATGTCAACTTGCCGCAGGACGCCGCAGCGAGGTGCGTCGTTGAGAAAACGCGATAGTCGAAACGGAAGCTTGCGGGTGCATGCGGGGTACGCATGACCGAAGAATGACCGACTCAGGACATCGGCAGCCAGCGCCATGCCGTATCCGCACCTGGAGAACGCCCCGTCCTCAATCTCCTCGCCCATCCAAGACCGATCCCCGGTCTACGTGTTGGTGGTGATGGCGTATGACTGGATGTCATGCCGGGTAAGGAAACGAACGAACCCTGGTGGCCACGGACTCGGCGGCGGGAACGGGAATGGCCGGGTGCTATCCGGGGTTGGCTTGGCCGGGTCGGGTTGTTCACGAATGTCGCTCTCGTGTTGTTGCTCGGCTTGACGGTCACCGCCGGTATCACGACGGTGTTGTGGGCGGGCGCCGGTGGCGGCCTAGCGGTCGTCCCAGCCAATACCAGCGTCTTGGACCTGCTGAAATTGGGACTGACGGTCACCGCCGGCATCGGTGGAGTCGTCGCGCTGGTCGTCGCCTACCGCAAACAACGCCTCAACGAAACCGCCGAACAGCGACTGGACGCCGCAGCTACCCGCGAGGACACCAAACTCTTCAACGAACGTTTCGGAGCCGCTGCCCAACTTCTTGCCAGTGCAGAGCCAGCCAATCGGCTCGCGGGTATCTATGCGATGGCCGGGTTGGCTGACGATTGGAACAACGGTCGCCAGACCTGCATCAACGTCTTGTGTGGGTACTTGCGCCTGCCCTACACGCCACCATCCGACACCACCGAGGACTTCACACCCGAACAGTCCGCAGAACACGCAGAACGTGCCGCACACAGGCAGGTCCGGCACGCGCTCCTCGATCTCCTCGGAGAACGCCTCCGTACCGAACCCGATCCCAGCTACACATGGCACGGATATACCTTCGACCTCGCTGGTTCGACTATCGACGGCGGCAACCTGGCTGGCATTCAGGTCACCGAAGGCACCAGAATGAACTTTGAAGGTGCAGCCTTCACCGGCGGTGAGGTCTCCTTCTCTCGCGCGAGGTTCGCAGGCGGCGAGGTCTTCTTCCACCGCGCGGAATTCACCGGTGGCCGGGTCTCCTTCAGCGGTGCGAAGTTCACCGCTGGCCGGGTCGCCTTCAGGAACGCGGAGTTCACCGGCGGCGAGGTCTCTTTCCACCGCGCGGAATTCACCGGTCGCAGGGTCTCCTTCAGCGGTGCGAAGTTCACCGGCGGCGAGGTCTCCTTCAGTGGTGCGGAGTTCACCGGCGGCGAGGTTGCCTTCGTCCGTGCGGAATTCGCCGGCGGCCGGGTCTCCTTCGTCGGTGCGAGGTTCGCAAGCGGCGAGGTCTCCTTCAGTGGTGCGGAGTTCACCGGCGGCGAGGTTGCCTTCGTCGGTGCGAGGTTCGCGGGGGGCGAGGTCTCCTTCCACCTCGCAGAGTTCACCAGCGGTGAGGTCTCCTTCCACCTCGCGGAGTTCACCAGCGGCCGGGTGCCCTTCTACCGCGCGGAGTTCACCAGCGCTGAGGTCGACTTCCGCAAGGTTGCCGTGTGGGACGTGCCGCCGATATTTGAAAACTTTCCCGACGGGCCACCACAAGGCCTCCACCTGCCCGCGCAATCCGGTGTAAAGCAGATAGAAACGTCAGACTGAAGCCACACGGCGACGCAAATCTCCCGGCTCGGGATACGTTGTCGTTCCTTCAAACTGGCTTGTCATCTCCTCCGCATATGACAAGCCAGCAAACGGATATAAGCACCTTGCATTTACAGGGGGAATTCGTGTCGATTCAGTCCGCGTTGGGACCGATGAGGAGACCATCGCCGATGTGGTCGGGCACGCCACGACATCGACGACACGACGCATCTACCGTGATGAGTTGCGACCGGTGATTTCAGGCGGCGCCAAAACCATGGGGAATTGGTTGGAGGAGCAGACGCAGAGGAACGACGAAAAAAATCGTCCTTAGGCCACCTTTTAGGTCCCCTGCCCCTCATCGGTTCATCCGGTGGGGGCTTTTTTACTGGTGGTCGATACTGGGATCGAACCAGTGACCTCTCCGGTGTGAACGGAGCGCTCTCCCGCTGAGCTAATCGACCTTCAACGGGCAGAACTCTACCTGAGGTGAACAGAGTTTCCAACGGGGGGTGGTGGTTTTGCGGGGAGGTGGGTGGTATCGAGGGATTGGGCTGGTCAGCGATGGTGGGGGCGATACGCGTTCGGGCCTGCTGAGCGCCGCCAGGCGGTAGCGTCGGTCTTCGGGAGGGGGTTTGATCATGGACGGTGCACACGAGGACGAGTTCTCCGCCAGTGAAGACGGGCGGATGGACAGTGTTGACGATGACGAGATCACCGAGGCCGAACTGGAGGACGACATCTTGTTGGCCGACAGCTATCGGGCCGCCAACAGCTACGGAACCACTCCCGAGGAGGCCCGCGAGGGCGAAAGTCTGGAGCGACAGTTGGCGCAGGAGGAACCCGATGTGCCACCTGATTCGGTTGACGACGAATGGCCGGACGGCCCGGGACCGAGAGCGGGCCAATTGGTCGCCGAAGGTGAGGACATGGCCGATGAACTGGCCCCCGACGACGGCATGACCGGGGAGGAGACCGCGGTGCATAAAACCGAGGCCTCTGACGCCATCGACGAGCGACGGGAATTCTGACGAACGACGGAAATCCTGATCCCCGACCGGTGAGAACCAATGCTCCATGTCGGACAATCGGATGAGATCCGTCGGGTCGGGCGGATCTATGAACCCACTGTTCCGCGCCGGGAATCGCTACGTGTCTACCGTAATGTGCACTCACGCCGTCCTCGGGATGCGACACAGTGTCCGTCCATGATGATCACAGCCTTCCCGGGTCATTACCCAAACATCCACTATGCCCTGAGCTGCGAATACACCGAGCATCCGGGCCCGGAAAAGCCCGCAACCACATCCGATACATCGCTGGACTTCGATGCACCTTTTGTTGCGTCGAGCACGGCTGCGAGAATGCCCCGGTGAATGATCCACCTGACTTGATAGAACGAGTTCGACGTTGGGTCGCGCAGTCCGGTCAGACGCCGGGACCGCCGACCACCGCGTCGACGATAGAGATAGCCGAGGCCGAACTCGGGTTCAAGCTGCCGCCATTGCTCGTGAGGCTCTACAGCGAAGTCGGGGACGGTCAGTTCGGTCCTGAGTACACGTTGATGCCGATGGTGGATGGGGCCGCCCAAACGATCGTCGGTGACTATCACGGTGTCATGGCCAATCGGGATGACTCGGGGTTTGCCTGGCCCGCCGGTGTCATCCCGATCCTGGATTGGGGCTGTGGCATGTATGCGGCGGTGGATTGCACCGTCGACTCCGCGCCGGTTCGTCTGTATGAGCCCAATGGACTGTCGAGCGGCAGTGGTTGGCACGAAGCCTGGTTCACCGATACCGCCACCTTGGACGAGTGGCTGGAAGCCTGGTTGTCGGGTGCCGCGTGGTTCAGTGAGGACGCCGATCCCGATCAGGTTCACGAGCCCGCTCCGTGGGACGAGGTCCGTGTGCGGCTCGCCGATCGCAAACCGCTACGGGAACCGGCCAAGAAGGACAAGCCGTCGCCGCACCGCAAGGGGAAGAAGCGTAAGTGAGTCCGGTGCGCTGCCGTCCGATGGCAGCGCACCGGCTCTGACGTCACCAGGTTTGTTGGACGCCTTCGATGATCAACCAGATGCCGAAGACGGCGAACAGGACGGCGGCGCCGTATTTGATGAGTTTCTCAGGCAGGTGTTTACCCAGCAACCGACCGACCAGGATCGCCAAGGCGTCGGCGACGACCATACCGATGGTGGAGCCCAGCCAGGTACCGAACCAACCGTATTGGGTTGCCAGAGTCACCGTTGCCAGCATGGTCTTGTCTCCCAGCTCGGCGAGGAAGAACGCTCCCGCGACGGTCCAGAACGCCGCCGCGGTGGATCGTTCGGCTTTGGTCTTCTCCTTTTCGGTCAGTGCGTCACCGCGCAGGGTCCAGGCGCCGAATCCCAGGAACGCGACACCGGCGATCAGTGAGATGGGGCCGGTGGGCAGGGCGACTCCGAGGCCGTAACCGATGCCGACGGACACGGCGTGGACGACGGCGGTGGCGGCGGTGATTCCGGCCAGTACCGGCAACAGCCGGTATCTGGTCGCGAAGGTCATCGCCATGAGCTGTGATTTGTCACCGAGTTCGGCGACGAAGATGACCGCGAAACTGATTCCGAACGCGGCGAGCAAGCCCTCCATGGTTTCCTTCCAGTGAAAGCACCGGAACGAGAAACGCATGGGGCGACCTCGACCCGGCGCATTGCCAGGGCCGAAGGTCTCGTTCGCCTCGGTTGAGGCCGGGGTGGCCGGGTACGCATGGGCGCACCAGTATGTCGACTACCTCGTTGGGAACTACTCCCCTTCGCGTTAGTCACTCTACCGATGGGGCACGACGCGGGGAAGTCGATGTGGGCCACGACGCAACGACGTCCCGGCGTTCAGACGGCCGTCTGAACGCCGGGACGTCGTACGTCGGTCAGGCGCGAACCAGTGGGGTCTCGACCAGGTGTTCGGCCAAGAACCAGGTTTGGAGCTCACCGGTGCGGATGACTTCGGATACCAACACGTCGTTGGTTCCGTCGTCGCCCATCTCATCGGCGCGTTTCGCCGCGTCGTGACAGGCGGTCAGGATGGTCTCGTGGGCCTCCAGCAGCCGGGAGATCATCACCGGTACCTCTTCGACGCCGTTGGGCGGTCGTGACACCACAGTGATCTCGGCGACGTGCCGGGGGTCGCCGATGGCGACTCCACCCAGGGTCTGGACCCGCTCGGCGATGGTGTCGATCAGGGCCAGTTGTTCGCCCGCGTGTTTGTCGAACAGCAGGTGCAGCTGGTAGAACGTCGGACCACGCATCTGCCAGTGGTGTTTCTTGTACAGCGAGTACAGGATCTGGGTGTCGGCGAGGATCTGATTCAGACGCTCGCACGAGTACATCCTGGTGTCGTACGACAATCCGACCGGGAACTGCCTGACCGTGCCGAATTCTTGAATCTCGACGCCGCGTTGGTGCAGCCAAGGTTGGCTGCCTTGGGGCGCTTCCTTCTTTTCTGCTTTGGTAGCCATCTGCGTATACCCCCAGTGTGCGCGACTCGGTTACCTAGACATGCCGGTCGCCTCTGGGGTCGATGCTAGCCACGATCACCTTGCCGATGATCCGAAACGGCGCAACCGGTGGTGGACGGGCCGACACGCCACACTTCGCGGGCACCCTCGCATTCTTAGAACAGATGTTCTATTCTGGGCCGATGCGATGGCGTCAACTACAGCTGATCGACACCGAACCGAGCGCCCCACCGCTGATCGAGCGATCGGCGGTGGCACGTACGTTCGACACGCCGGAGTTCGCCGGTTTGACGTTCTACGAGATCCAGGCCAAGTCGATCATCAATCGGGTCCCGACCGGTTCGCGCATGCCGTTCCAGTACACGATCAATCCCTATCGGGGCTGCAGTCACGCGTGCCGCTACTGTTTCGCACGCAACACCCACCGCTACCTCGATCTGGATGCCGGCGCCGATTTCGATTCGAAGGTCATCGTGAAGGTCAACGCGCCGCAGCTGTTGGCGCGGGAGCTGCAGTCCCGCCGGTGGCGCGGCGGCAGCATCGCCATGGGAACCAATGTGGACTGTTATCAACGGGCGGAAGGTCGGTATCGGCTGATGCCTGGAATCCTGTCGGCGTTGAGGGACGCAGCCAATCCGTTCTCCATCCTGACCAAGGGAACCCTCATCCTGAGGGATCTGCCGCTACTGGAACAGGCCGCCGATCGTGCTCGGGTCAGCACCGCGATGTCGGTGGGATTCGTCGATTCCGAACTGTGGCGGGAGGTGGAACCCGGCACGCCACGTCCGTCGGCCCGCCTGGAGGCGGTGGCGAGGTTGCGCGATGCCGGGATCGACTGCAACGTCCTAATCGCACCGATTCTGCCGTTCCTCGGCGATTCCGATCGGGCGCTTCGTGAGGTGGTCGCGGCGTGCTCGGAAGCCGGCGCCACCGGCGTCACACCGATCGTGTTGCACCTGCGGCCTGGGGCGCGCGAGTGGTACATGCAGTGGCTGATGCGGGCACACCCCCGTCTGGTGCCGAAGTATCGGCAGCTGTACTCCGGTGGCGCCTACGCCGATCGGGACTACCAACGACGCATCAGTGGGAGGGTTCGTGAACTGGCCACCGAATACGGCATCCGACGCGGTGCTCACCGAGGTCCGACGGAACCGGCCGCGGCGGCGGCACAGCCCACGCTGTTCTAAAAGGCCCGCTACTCGTCGGTCCCGGTGACGATTCCGACCTCGGTGCCTCGGGACAGGGATCGGCTGACCGTGCATGCGCGAGTGTGGACGCGCTCCGCGACCGCCTCGAACACTTCGGCGGCCTTCGGATCATCGGCGGGAAGTTCGACGTCGTACGTGACCGTCACCGGCCCGAGCAGTGTCGGCTCCACCTTTTCGGCGTCGACCGTCATCGCCAGTCGGACCAATCGGTGCCCCCGCTTGGCGGTCAACGGTTCCACGGTCACGATGTTGCAGCCTCCCACGGCCACCAGCAACAACTCGACGGGGGTGAACCCGGCGCCGTCGCCGGTACCGACCACGATTTCGTCGCCTCGACCGTTCTTGGCGATGAATCCACCCGACTCGGTGCGTTCGACACGAACTGATGCCATGACCTGTCCCCTTTTTCGACTGACCGCCGATGTCGCCTGCCACACCGGTTGGCCATGACGCTAATGGACCGACACCCGCAATGGGCCTCATCGCACGAGAGAGAGGCCTCACACCGGCTTCTGGAATGCCGCCCCCACGGTGACGGTTGTCGCGGATGGAGGTGGCGGTGAACCATGATCGATTCCCCGCGTGAAGTGGACGTCGTCGTGATCGGTGCGGGTCAGGCCGGCCTGTCCAGTGCCTATTTCCTGCGTAAGGCCGGCTTGTCGCCCGGCGACGACTTCGTGGTCTTCGATCACTCCGATGGTCCCGGTGGCGCATGGCAATACCGTTGGCCCTCCTTGACGTTCGAAACCGTGCACGGCATTCACCAGCTGCCCGGCATGTCGGTGCCGACACCGCCGGCATCGGCCTCGGTGGCGCCGGTGGTCGCGGAGTACTTCGGGGCTTATGAGGCTCAGTTCGATCTGGCGGTACGGCGACCGGTGAGCGTGACGTCGGTCGCGGACCGGCCCGACCGCCGGTTGACGGTTACCACGAGCGCGGGTACCTGGATCACTCGCGCGGTGATCAACGCGACCGGCACCTGGGACAAACCGTTTCTGCCCTACTATCCGGGCCAGGAGGTCTTCAGCGGCCGCCAATTGCACACTGTGGACTATGGCGGGAAGGCGTCGTTCGCGGGTGAACGGGTTCTCGTCGTCGGTGGCGGCGCCTCCGGTATTCAACTGTTGTTGGAGATCGCGACGGTGGCCGACACGTTCTGGGTCACCCGGCGCGAACCGGAGTTCGTGGATCGCCCGTTCGACATCGAATGGGGACGTGAGGTCATCGCCCGGGTCGAGGATCGGGTTCGACGGGGTCTGCCACCGGAAAGCGTCGTCAAGTCGACCGGGTATCGGTTGACCCCCGAGATCGCCGCCGCACGGGAGGCCGGGGTACTACGGCGACGACCGATGTTCACCCGCATGGACGCCACCGGTGTCAGTTGGCCCGACGGCAGTCGGTTGGACGTCGACACGATCCTGTGGGCCACCGGCTTTCGAGCCGCCCTGGATCATCTGGCGCCGTTGCGGTTGCGGGGTCACGGCGGCGGGATCACCATGGACGGAACCCGGGTCGCCGCCGACCCGCGCATCCATCTGGTCGGTTACGGTCCGTCCGCCAGCACGATCGGAACCAACCGGGCCGGCCGTACGGCGGTCCGAGAACTCAAGCGATACCTCGATGCGAGTTCCCCACTCCCGCAACCGGTCACGGTTTGAACCGGTCGACATCCGTCACGGCAGAAGGTGGTGACGACGCATCCAGGCGTCGACCTCGCTGAAGAAGAGCTTGCGCGCGCCCAGTTGCGACAACGCCAGGTCATGGCGCCCACCGTGGATCTGCACCACCTCGACGTCGTCACCCAGACCCGGCGCCCACCGCACGATGTCCTCGACGTTCAAGACGGTGTCGGCGGTGTGGGCGGTCTCGTTCCATTCGGATTCGAACCACGATTCGGCCGCCGCCGTGACCAGAACGGGAGCGGAGATCTCCAGACCGGATCTCACCCGTTTCTGGGCTTGGTCGACGGCCCGCAGCCACCCAAGGCGAATCGGGGTCCCGGCCAGCGGTTTCCAGGCCAAGTCGAAATCCCATTCGCCGTGGTGGTCACGGTGAAGGCTCTGAACGTTTATGCCGGGGCCGCCACGCGGCAACACCTGCTTGGGCGCCAACAGGCCCGCGATGTCCAGTGGCACGGTCCCCAGGCGCTGCGCGGCCTCTCCGATGTTCAACGCGAAGAACGGACTGTTCAGGATCAGCCCGCTCAACCAGGGATGTTGACGCATTCGGTGTGCCCACAGCGATGTGCTCAGCCCACCGGTGGAGTGACCGTAGACCAGGATCGAGTCATGCCCGGCAGAGCGGATCAGTCGGGAGGCGAGATCCAGTTCCGCGAAGTACTCGGGTATGTATCGAACGAAATGAGGTGTCTGATGGGGCCGCATACTGCGCCCCGCCTTGCGAAGGTCCAACGCGTAGAACGCGTACCCCTGCTCGACGAAGAAGTCGGCGACGTGCGGATGGAAGAAGTAGTCGGAGAACCCGTGTACGTACAGTACCGCCGGCCCCGTCGACGGTGAGTCGTCACGGGTGACCAGGGTGGCCACGACCTCGCCCTCATTGTCGGCGGGCAACTCCAAGGTCCGCCGCCGATACGGTTCCCCCAGCAGATCAGCTTCCATGGTGATCATTAATACCCCAGTAACGCGCCAATATCGTTCGACCCGCCGTGATCTTGGGGACAGCTCGGCGACGAAACTCGGTGGGCGGCCAACCGCTATGACGCCTAATGTGCAGGTATGGACCATGTGTCGAACCATCAACGGCTCAACCGGGCCATGTGGGATGAACGAGTCCCGATCCACCTCGCGAGTCCGTATTACGATCTGAAGTCCTTTCGTGACAACCCCGACTCACTTCGTGACTTCGAGCCCGATCAACTGGGCGACGTCACCGGGAAGTCCCTGCTGCACTTGCAATGCCACATTGGACTCGACACCTTGTCGTGGGCGGGTCACGGTGCGCAGGTCACCGGGCTCGACTTCTCCCCCGCCGCGACGGCGGCCGCGCAGAATCTCGCCGATGAGATCGGGGTCGCCGCCGAGTTCGTGACCTCCGACGTTTACGAGGCCCCCGCAGCACTCGACGGCCGTCGCTTCGACATCGTCTACACCGGGATCGGGGCACTGTGTTGGCTGCCGGACATCAATCGCTGGGCGCAGACCGTCGCCGAACTCCTCAACGACGACGGTGTCCTCTACCTGGTGGAGTTTCATCCGGCCGGTGACATCCTGGACGACGCGACCGGCAGTCACATCGTCGGCGACTACTTCAACGATGAGGCGGCCGTATACGAATACAACGGAACCTATGCCGACACGGCCTCCCGGACCCGGCACAACCTTCAGGTGATGTTCTCGCACACCCTCGGCTCGGTCCTCACCGCCGTCGCCGATGCGGGTCTACGTCTCGAACTGTTCACCGAGTATCCCTACACCCTGTTCCGACGGTTCGAGAATCTTCACGCCGACGAGTCAGGACGCTTCCACCCGACCACCGCGGCCAAGGCTCCGCTGATGTATTCGCTGCGGGCCAGGGCTTAGAAGCTGTCTTTAAACCTGCTGTTCTGTTGCGCGTCGCCCAGACGGGCGCCTCGCGGCGAAGGCGTGCGTCCCTGCATACAACACCGGTATGCGCCGGACGCCTCCGCCTTGCGAATGCACTCGCCTGGACACCGCTCACGACGAACGAGGTCCAAAGACAGCTTCTTAGTCACCGGCACCCGCATCACGTGGGCCGCAATGGTTGCATGAGATAGCTGAACGTCTCCGCGCCCGATTCCCCACTCAGACGGATTCGGCCGGAACGATCGTCGAGATCCATGAACCCGACGGGTGAGTCGACGGCGGCGACCCCGTCGGCCAGGTACCCGGCGTTGAACTCGATGCGCCGGGTATCCGACACCTGAGCGGGGATAGTCTCGCGGGCGCCCATCGCCTCCCCACCACCGGACGAGACCTCGATACCGGAATCACGAAAGGCGATCACAATCCTGGTCTGGCGGCCGGCGACGAGCGAGATGCGGCGCAGTGCCTGGTTCAGGTCGGCGGTGGCGACCTCGGCCAATCGTCGAAACGGCCCCGCCAATATCGACGTCATGTCCGGTAGCTGTCCATCCAGGACACGACAGGTGAGGTGCCGTCGCCCCACGCGCAACCCGACCAGTCCGCCGGTGTCGGACAGGCCGAGCCCGACTTCGGTGCCGCTGGCGGCGATCGCGCGTCCGACCGTACTGAGCGACCGCGACGGGACACTGACCGTACGCGGCTGAGTATCGCCCCGCCAATCGAGGCGACGCACCGCCATCCGGTAACGGTCGGTGGCGCGAAGTGTCAGGTGGTCCGGCGATAGGTCACATTGGATCCCGGTAAGCAGCGGAATGGTCTCATCCCGACTGGCGGCCGCGGCCACCGTGTTGACGGCGGGCACGAATTCGGTCGCCGACGCCGTTCCCGCCACCGCGGGCATCCGGGGAATCGGCGGATAGTCCTCCTCGAGCATGGTGGGGAGACTGAAAAGGGCTCCCCCACAGGTGATCTCGGCCCGGCCGGGGCCGACGGTGAATCGAACCGGCTTGGGAGGCAGGGCTTTGACGATCTCGTGGAAAAGTCGTCCCGACACCACGGCGGTGCCGTCATGTGAGGCGGTGACCTCGGCGGTGGCGACTCCACAGGTGTCATGGTCGTAACCGGTGATGGTCAGTTGACCGCCGGAGACGCCCAATCGGACGCCCGCCAGGATCGGGATCATCGGATGGGTGGCGAATCCGTTTGCGGCCCAACCGATTGAAGGAACCAGCCGAGTTTGATCGATGGTGAATTCCATGCGACTCCTGCGGAGGCGTTCGAGTTCCACTCGCCACGGACGGTCCGGGGTGGGCAGGATAGGACGAACCTGTGACATTGGGCGTTCGACCGCGTCCATTCGGATTCACATCACGCGCGTCCCGTTCCGCCGCTGACGGCGGTTGCCCGTC
Proteins encoded:
- a CDS encoding OsmC family protein, translating into MASVRVERTESGGFIAKNGRGDEIVVGTGDGAGFTPVELLLVAVGGCNIVTVEPLTAKRGHRLVRLAMTVDAEKVEPTLLGPVTVTYDVELPADDPKAAEVFEAVAERVHTRACTVSRSLSRGTEVGIVTGTDE
- a CDS encoding TMEM165/GDT1 family protein, whose product is MEGLLAAFGISFAVIFVAELGDKSQLMAMTFATRYRLLPVLAGITAATAVVHAVSVGIGYGLGVALPTGPISLIAGVAFLGFGAWTLRGDALTEKEKTKAERSTAAAFWTVAGAFFLAELGDKTMLATVTLATQYGWFGTWLGSTIGMVVADALAILVGRLLGKHLPEKLIKYGAAVLFAVFGIWLIIEGVQQTW
- a CDS encoding SMI1/KNR4 family protein yields the protein MNDPPDLIERVRRWVAQSGQTPGPPTTASTIEIAEAELGFKLPPLLVRLYSEVGDGQFGPEYTLMPMVDGAAQTIVGDYHGVMANRDDSGFAWPAGVIPILDWGCGMYAAVDCTVDSAPVRLYEPNGLSSGSGWHEAWFTDTATLDEWLEAWLSGAAWFSEDADPDQVHEPAPWDEVRVRLADRKPLREPAKKDKPSPHRKGKKRK
- a CDS encoding Rv2578c family radical SAM protein; translated protein: MRWRQLQLIDTEPSAPPLIERSAVARTFDTPEFAGLTFYEIQAKSIINRVPTGSRMPFQYTINPYRGCSHACRYCFARNTHRYLDLDAGADFDSKVIVKVNAPQLLARELQSRRWRGGSIAMGTNVDCYQRAEGRYRLMPGILSALRDAANPFSILTKGTLILRDLPLLEQAADRARVSTAMSVGFVDSELWREVEPGTPRPSARLEAVARLRDAGIDCNVLIAPILPFLGDSDRALREVVAACSEAGATGVTPIVLHLRPGAREWYMQWLMRAHPRLVPKYRQLYSGGAYADRDYQRRISGRVRELATEYGIRRGAHRGPTEPAAAAAQPTLF
- a CDS encoding Dps family protein, with protein sequence MATKAEKKEAPQGSQPWLHQRGVEIQEFGTVRQFPVGLSYDTRMYSCERLNQILADTQILYSLYKKHHWQMRGPTFYQLHLLFDKHAGEQLALIDTIAERVQTLGGVAIGDPRHVAEITVVSRPPNGVEEVPVMISRLLEAHETILTACHDAAKRADEMGDDGTNDVLVSEVIRTGELQTWFLAEHLVETPLVRA
- a CDS encoding TetR/AcrR family transcriptional regulator, producing the protein MPARRRADAERNYARILAVAEEQVAAHGVNASLEQIARIAGVGSATVRRHFPTRRELLEAVSRERIEALGARARQLIDSEDPRNALIEWLNEVVAYSVAARGLAAVLAPDDTAPDPAHVNSCSGILDDAATPLLQRAARAGAVPASVTLSDLLMLIAGIAMATEHHPDAAAQAGRLFRLAVDGLSPLG
- a CDS encoding pentapeptide repeat-containing protein, with translation MTVTAGITTVLWAGAGGGLAVVPANTSVLDLLKLGLTVTAGIGGVVALVVAYRKQRLNETAEQRLDAAATREDTKLFNERFGAAAQLLASAEPANRLAGIYAMAGLADDWNNGRQTCINVLCGYLRLPYTPPSDTTEDFTPEQSAEHAERAAHRQVRHALLDLLGERLRTEPDPSYTWHGYTFDLAGSTIDGGNLAGIQVTEGTRMNFEGAAFTGGEVSFSRARFAGGEVFFHRAEFTGGRVSFSGAKFTAGRVAFRNAEFTGGEVSFHRAEFTGRRVSFSGAKFTGGEVSFSGAEFTGGEVAFVRAEFAGGRVSFVGARFASGEVSFSGAEFTGGEVAFVGARFAGGEVSFHLAEFTSGEVSFHLAEFTSGRVPFYRAEFTSAEVDFRKVAVWDVPPIFENFPDGPPQGLHLPAQSGVKQIETSD
- a CDS encoding NmrA family NAD(P)-binding protein; amino-acid sequence: MSTDSAPVLVTGATGRQGGAVARALLAAGVPVRAFVRDPRAERAQAIETLGAELVTGDLHDRDSIVRAAEGVRAVFSVQMPAITAAGFDMDGEVTQGANLVEGAKAAGVPQFVHTSVTGAGQHTDTPGWEPGRWSVEPSLTAKAAIQDKVRAAGFPQWTIIKPGFFMVNFLPSMAFLFPRGVEAGLVSVLNPDTRLSLVAVDDIGRAAAAAIAEPERFNGVELELASDHLSMIEIAEVLSRVLRTRLSAPDMTEAEALAAGMPPMGASHEWLNVAGQPARPEYARALGIQLTGFEEWAREHLRATA